One candidate division WOR-3 bacterium DNA segment encodes these proteins:
- a CDS encoding TolC family protein yields MLVLFNVLVSLVLSLSQAESLAVSNSYEMRAARERVLAARSQYRSQVYKFIPELSLTGYLPRISYSSNYTNYPPFPEPLKIWTKTEEGVLGAHLSALLPTGADAEVSYELSKVNQTSNIYQDENYYEGNVFFSLSQPVLGNFLPRNEIKYYERNYERELRNLERTERNVLYSLRSDYVDLYILQRASETFYAMESLALRQFGELEHLYRSGYLEEVDLLRDQSRLGLIILKKLETDSKISQSIDELELATGEDSFAAVLPDVPVFTGEITPLSYYDLADMEDDIEDAVYLLEKEKSATEISLDFQGYYGLNGRDEETSALYDVEENRWGIAAGITVPIFRFSDRERIKSLEYSLSALRERKAGLEAEIAAQKRKIGTDSQRLLVRFEIALSTFEAAEKVLLRTPWEMSSPSEQLSYLGDYTDALEAYGAVLKEMLILDLNFDKRVEQ; encoded by the coding sequence AATGTTCTGGTCTCACTCGTCTTAAGCCTTTCTCAGGCGGAGTCCTTGGCGGTGTCGAACTCCTATGAAATGAGAGCCGCGAGGGAAAGAGTTTTAGCGGCGAGATCGCAGTACAGGTCGCAGGTCTATAAATTTATCCCTGAACTCAGCCTGACCGGATACCTACCGAGAATTTCGTACTCTTCAAATTACACGAATTATCCGCCTTTCCCAGAACCACTGAAAATATGGACGAAGACAGAGGAAGGAGTCCTGGGAGCACACCTCTCGGCTTTACTGCCTACGGGAGCAGACGCCGAAGTGTCTTATGAGCTGTCAAAGGTCAACCAGACCTCAAACATATACCAGGACGAAAACTACTACGAGGGAAATGTTTTTTTTTCTCTCTCCCAGCCCGTTCTGGGAAATTTTCTGCCTCGTAATGAAATTAAATACTACGAGAGGAATTACGAGAGAGAACTACGGAATTTAGAGAGAACAGAAAGAAATGTTCTATATTCCCTGAGGTCTGATTATGTTGATCTCTATATTCTTCAACGCGCGAGTGAGACATTTTACGCAATGGAGAGCCTTGCCTTGAGGCAGTTCGGAGAACTCGAACACCTTTACAGAAGCGGATATCTCGAAGAGGTAGATCTTCTGAGAGACCAGAGCAGACTTGGATTAATCATATTGAAAAAACTTGAGACGGATTCAAAAATATCTCAATCTATAGATGAGCTCGAGCTCGCCACGGGAGAGGATTCTTTCGCAGCTGTACTTCCGGATGTACCAGTGTTTACAGGTGAGATAACTCCTCTTTCTTATTACGACCTTGCGGACATGGAGGATGATATAGAAGACGCTGTTTATCTTTTGGAAAAAGAAAAATCCGCCACGGAAATTTCTCTGGATTTTCAGGGTTATTACGGACTGAACGGAAGAGACGAGGAGACAAGCGCTTTGTACGATGTAGAAGAAAACAGGTGGGGAATTGCTGCAGGGATAACAGTGCCGATATTCAGATTTTCAGACAGAGAGAGGATAAAATCGCTCGAATACTCGCTGTCCGCCCTCAGGGAACGGAAAGCAGGATTAGAGGCTGAGATTGCAGCTCAGAAGAGAAAAATCGGTACTGACTCCCAAAGACTTCTCGTCAGGTTCGAGATAGCGTTATCAACATTCGAGGCGGCGGAAAAAGTTTTATTGAGAACTCCGTGGGAAATGTCGTCACCTTCCGAACAGCTTTCTTATCTTGGGGACTACACCGACGCGCTCGAAGCATACGGCGCCGTCCTCAAAGAAATGCTGATCTTAGATTTGAATTTTGATAAAAGAGTTGAGCAGTAA
- a CDS encoding efflux RND transporter periplasmic adaptor subunit, whose amino-acid sequence MKKIAITIVIILLIVIAGFFVLKKFVLDKKNQDSIEEIETDEIPPLEVKGAIADIGDVAEWVETLGRVDATKRVDFISPSNTVIERLYVGQGDSVRSGQALAQLRYSSEMASYEQALFDLEKARTRYQYGLETGDTNRNLLRVSSGLLDAERQYASIARTVQDLNIRAPFSGVVTNITLEAGSSVRQGELVLSVISGGGLIVRSYVPQTELWSLGAGNRAIVSSVEGDRRSDGAVVSVSPVVDEQGTGEAVVSLDGQWKVGEIVSVEIQSEVYPERLRVPYDAVLNRQNKFLVFVVREGKAKWQWVTVGERGRDYIEILEGVQEGDTVLVEGQFTIAHDTKVKVLFE is encoded by the coding sequence ATGAAAAAGATAGCAATCACGATAGTAATAATCCTCCTTATCGTAATAGCGGGTTTTTTTGTCCTGAAAAAATTCGTTCTCGACAAAAAGAACCAAGATTCCATTGAAGAAATCGAGACCGACGAAATTCCGCCGCTTGAGGTCAAGGGCGCGATAGCCGACATCGGCGATGTCGCCGAATGGGTGGAAACACTCGGCAGAGTTGACGCGACAAAGAGAGTCGATTTTATAAGTCCTTCAAACACGGTTATCGAAAGACTTTACGTTGGGCAGGGGGACAGCGTCAGGTCAGGGCAGGCACTGGCTCAGCTCAGATATTCCAGCGAGATGGCAAGTTACGAACAGGCGCTTTTCGACCTTGAGAAGGCGAGAACAAGATACCAGTACGGACTTGAGACAGGCGACACAAACAGGAACCTTTTGAGGGTCAGTTCGGGGCTTTTGGACGCCGAGAGACAATACGCGTCCATAGCGAGGACCGTACAAGACCTCAACATCAGAGCGCCTTTCAGCGGAGTCGTAACAAATATCACGCTTGAAGCCGGAAGCAGTGTTCGGCAGGGAGAACTCGTCCTCTCGGTCATATCGGGAGGAGGTCTCATAGTCAGGTCGTACGTCCCGCAGACCGAGCTCTGGAGTCTCGGCGCAGGCAACAGGGCTATTGTGTCGTCCGTCGAAGGCGACAGAAGAAGCGATGGGGCAGTCGTATCGGTCTCACCTGTAGTTGATGAGCAGGGAACGGGAGAAGCCGTAGTGTCCCTGGACGGTCAGTGGAAGGTAGGGGAGATCGTGTCTGTCGAGATCCAAAGCGAAGTGTATCCTGAAAGGCTGAGGGTTCCCTACGACGCTGTTTTGAACAGACAGAACAAGTTTTTAGTATTCGTCGTAAGGGAAGGCAAGGCAAAATGGCAGTGGGTGACAGTCGGCGAGAGAGGGAGGGATTACATAGAAATATTAGAAGGAGTGCAGGAAGGCGACACTGTTCTCGTCGAGGGTCAGTTCACAATAGCCCACGACACAAAAGTAAAAGTACTCTTTGAATGA